A genomic region of Scomber japonicus isolate fScoJap1 chromosome 5, fScoJap1.pri, whole genome shotgun sequence contains the following coding sequences:
- the LOC128358345 gene encoding nucleobindin-2-like, whose product MVILKSKSLLLLLSLCLCVQSVPISVDKNKEKPKEEELEAPQSADTGLHYDRYLREVIEYLEKDPHFKEKLKNADMEDIKQGKLAKELDFVHHNFRTKLDELKREEMNRLRMLLKAKHDIQEGNGRTVDHQVLLKQFEHLNHVNPHTFEVEDLDRLIKSATNDLENFDKGQHEEFKRYELMKEHERRERLKTMSEEDRVKEEQHYEELKKKHADHPKVNHPGSQDQLKEVWKESDGLDPQDFDPKTFFKMHDTNGDGFFDESELEALFTKELEKVYDPKNEEDDMVEMEEERLRMREHVMNEVDTDKDRLVSMNEFIAATNKDEFLEKDEWQTLDQNSPYTEEELKEYEQHLANEANDISQKSVDLQKQREELERKQEELNAQKMGLQQAVEEIERLKAQTVQQPDAPVAETVAQVVPGNNQPLPPGHQQQGVPMPGHS is encoded by the exons GACACTGGGCTGCACTACGACCGCTACCTCAGGGAAGTCATTGAGTACCTAGAGAAAGACCCTCActttaaagaaaagttaaaaaatgcCGACATGGAGGACATCAAG CAAGGCAAACTTGCCAAAGAGTTGGACTTTGTCCATCACAATTTTCGGACCAAGCTGGATGAACtgaagagggaggagatgaacaGGCTGCGGATGCTCCTCAAAGCCAAACATGACATCCAGGAGGGGAACG GCCGGACAGTGGACCACCAGGTCCTGCTGAAACAGTTTGAGCACCTCAACCATGTAAACCCACACACTTTCGAGGTGGAGGACCTGGACCGCCTCATCAAATCG GCCACAAACGACCTGGAGAACTTCGACAAGGGTCAGCACGAAGAATTCAAGAGGTACGAGCTGATGAAGGAGCATGAGAGGAGGGAACGTCTAAAGACGATGAGTGAGGAGGACCGCGTAAAGGAGGAGCAGCACTACGAGGAGTTGAAGAAGAAACATGCTGACCATCCTAAAGTTAACCACCCT GGCAGTCAGGACCAGCTGAAGGAGGTTTGGAAGGAGTCAGACGGTTTGGACCCACAAGACTTTGATCCCAAGACCTTCTTCAAAATGCACG ACACAAACGGTGACGGTTTCTTTGACGAGAGCGAGCTTGAAGCACTCTTCACTAAAGAG CTTGAGAAAGTTTACGACCCCAAAAATGAAGAAGATGACATGGttgagatggaggaggagaggctgcGAATGAGAGAGCATGTCATGAATGAG GTGGACACCGATAAAGACAGACTTGTGTCGATGAACGAGTTCATTGCCGCCACCAACAAGGATGAGTTCCTCGAAAAAGATGAGTGGCAG ACGTTGGATCAAAACAGCCCATACACCGAGGAGGAGCTGAAAGAGTACGAACAGCACCTGGCCAATGAGGCGAACGACATCAGCCAGAAGTCAGTCGATCTGCAGAAACAGAGGGAAGAGCTcgaaaggaaacaggaagaactGAATGCTCAGAAGATGggcctacagcag GCAGTAGAAGAAATTGAAAGGTTAAAAGCCCAAACAGTCCAAC AGCCGGACGCTCCCGTAGCTGAAACTGTAGCACAAGTCGTACCAGGAAACAATCAGCCGCTGCCCCCTGGCCACCAGCAGCAAGGTGTACCAATGCCAGGACACTCTTAG
- the si:dkey-10o6.2 gene encoding uncharacterized protein si:dkey-10o6.2: protein MIIPVVDFGACSLSKKEVSDGQLQNLSKEMKTAFTDVGFVFLKNTGIVQEEVDHVMDVAKKFFLQTDEEKKPFSRKTFPNNLNHGWVSLETERLNPSRPGDLKEAFNTASLHPDIKWPSAEAVKGFQEIQTSFFHRCTELSLRVLRVMAHSLGLDPEVFLGAHRLIGTDGNGSTLRSLYYPPVNSEQAKEGQLRCGEHSDYGSITLLFQGSEGLQVRRRSGEFINAPSIPGAVLVNIADLMQCWTSDQFVSVRHRVLLPPAGDSSTRQSLAFFVQPDDEALITCIDGSNKYPPVTAGAYLIERFNDSYGRS, encoded by the exons atgaTCATCCCAGTGGTGGATTTCGGCGCGTGCAGCCTGAGTAAGAAAGAAGTTTCTGATGGGCAGTTGCAAAATTTGagcaaagaaatgaaaacagcatTCACAGATGTTGGATTTGTGTTTCTGAAAAACACCGGGATTGTCCAGGAGGAG GTTGATCATGTCATGGACGTAGCCAAGAAATTCTTTCtgcagacagatgaagagaaaaaacCCTTTAGCAGGAAAACCTTCCCTAATAATCTGAACCACGGCTGGGTGTCTTTGGAGACTGAGAG GTTGAATCCAAGTCGACCTGGAGATCTAAAGGAGGCGTTCAACACTGCTTCACTGCACCCTGACATC AAATGGCCGTCAGCCGAAGCTGTGAAAGGCTTCCAGGAGATCCAGACGTCTTTCTTCCATCGCTGTACGGAGCTGAGTCTGCGGGTGCTGAGGGTGATGGCCCACAGTCTGGGTCTGGACCCCGAGGTGTTTCTTGGTGCTCATCGTTTAATAGGAA CCGATGGCAACGGTTCGACGCTGCGGTCTCTGTACTACCCTCCAGTGAACAGCGAGCAGGCGAAGGAGGGTCAGCTGCGATGTGGAGAGCATTCAGACTATGGCAGCATCACCTTGTTGTTCCAGGGCTCCGAGGGTCTGCAG GTGCGAAGGCGTTCAGGTGAGTTCATCAATGCTCCCAGCATCCCCGGAGCTGTCCTCGTCAACATCGCTGACCTGATGCAGTGCTGGACCAGCGACCAGTTTGTCTCTGTG CGCCACAGAGTtttgctgccccctgctggtgacTCCAGCACACGTCAGTCTCTGGCTTTCTTCGTCCAGCCGGATGACGAGGCTCTGATCACCTGCATTGACGGCTCCAACAAATACCCTCCTGTTACAGCTGGCGCCTACCTCATCGAGCGCTTCAACGACTCATATGGACGAAGCTGA
- the LOC128359076 gene encoding patatin-like phospholipase domain-containing protein 2, which produces MLDLSKEWNISFAGCGFMGIYYIGATSCILERYPSFIQNATKICGASSGSLMATVLTVGIPLEKCCENLMFMAREARKHKLGPLHPAYNLVKIVKDSLLESLPEDAHVRASGRLCISLTRVSDGQNVLVSEFDSREELMEALVCSCFVPLYCGVIPPTYRGVHYVDGAVSDNLPSGHLKNTVTFSAYAGESDVCPRASSISLHEVRVKNVSMQVNTENMYRVTNTFFPPPPEVMSEICQNGYVDALRFLQDHNLICSQCPQRSLEITAPKLLCCEPKESAEAKESSGDTQEDGAKVAKDEHEWLDPRLIEKLPLNIRRVLCQSCRETPSTGGLLSQVTDRLRIPSALPMESARSLASNSTTLTISPRVAGWIPEVPKDMNWIYGVAGDIYKKARHLKEGDSESEEPQPLEPDMRDHKKEDGNALPLTPETTPTSSLPFTWNTNTESDHTELTPPPTPKLYPSLVEASVESGKQEPGKDWGLDLSTQMGCMQIKASEQAPRAEKSEDPFSVLE; this is translated from the exons ATGCTTGATTTGAGTAAAGAATGGAACATCTCCTTTGCTGGTTGCGGTTTTATGGGGATTTATTATATTGGAGCCACCAGTTGTATCCTTGAACGGTACCCAAGCTTCATACAAAACGCCACTAAAATCTGTGGAGCTTCTTCAGGGTCTCTGATGGCCACTGTCCTCACTGTTGGGATCCCATTAG AGAAATGCTGTGAGAATTTGATGTTTATGGCTAGAGAGGCCAGAAAGCATAAACTGGGACCCCTGCATCCAGCTTACAACCTGGTGAAGATAGTGAAGGACTCTCTGCTGGAGAGCCTTCCAGAAGATGCACATGTTCGGGCTTCGGGAAGACTCTGCATTTCCCTGACCAGAGTGTCCGATGGGCAGAATGTACTTGTGTCGGAGTTCGACAGCAGGGAGGAGCTCATGGAG GCGCTTGTATGCAGCTGCTTCGTCCCTCTCTACTGTGGTGTAATTCCCCCTACTTACCGAGGCGTG CATTACGTAGACGGTGCCGTCAGTGACAACTTGCCTAGTGGTCACCTGAAGAACACCGTCACCTTCTCTGCATATGCTGGCGAGAGCGACGTCTGCCCCCGAGCCAGCTCAATCAGCCTCCACGAGGTGCGCGTCAAGAACGTCAGCATGCAGGTCAACACGGAGAACATGTACAGAGTCACCAACACCTTCTTCCCCCCGCCGCCTGAG GTGATGTCTGAAATCTGCCAGAATGGCTACGTGGACGCTCTCCGCTTCCTGCAAGACCACA ATCTAATCTGCAGTCAGTGTCCCCAGAGAAGTCTGGAGATAACCGCCCCCAAACTTCTTTGTTGTGAGCCAAAGGAGTCGGCTGAAGCTAAAGAGTCCAGTGGAGACACACAGGAGGACGGAGCGAAAGTAGCTAAGGATGAGCACGAGTGGCTGGACCCACGGCTCATAGAGAAGCTCCCTCTCAACATCAGAAGAG tgttgtgtcaATCCTGTAGAGAAACACCTTCTACTGGTGGTCTGTTGTCTCAGGTCACTGATCGTCTGCGGATACCTTCTGCTCTGCCAATGGAGTCGGCCCGCTCTCTAGCTTCGAA CTCCACCACTTTGACTATTTCACCCAGAGTAGCAGGCTGGATCCCAGAGGTGCCCAAGGACATGAACTGGATCTACGGCGTTGCTGGAGACATCTACAAAAAAGCTCGGCATCTCAAGGAGGGTGACTCTGAAAG TGAGGAGCCTCAGCCATTAGAGCCAGACATGAGGGATCACAAAAAAGAAGATGGAAACGCTCTACCACTGACCCCAGAGACCACTCCCACCTCCAGTCTCCCCTTTACCTggaacacaaacactgagtcCGACCACACTGAGTTGACTCCACCTCCTACACCCAAGCTCTACCCCTCGTTGGTTGAAGCCAGCGTGGAGTCAGGTAAACAGGAGCCAGGTAAAGATTGGGGTTTGGACCTGAGCACGCAAATGGGATGCATGCAAATAAAAGCATCTGAGCAAGCACCAAGAGCCGAGAAGTCTGAAGACCCCTTTTCTGTATTGGAGTAA